The genomic stretch CCTCTACCTGTCTTTTGTGCAAAATTTGGTTCAAAGACAACGATTTCTTTCACTTTTCCCGATCGAAAAAGCCTTTCGTAATCGTCTTGGTTCGAGATTTGTTCTGATAGCATAAAATATCCCGACGAAACCAGTTTATTACTAATGGCTTGGGTCTGGTAGTCGTGTGATTTATCGTGAATAGCGATGGATGCGTCCTTTATCTCGTTCTTAATTACATAGCCAAATAATAAGACCTGGGTGATGGGCATCCCAAATAATATCAATAAGGTTCTCCTGTCCCTGAAAATATGCTGAAACTCTTTCTTGATGAATGCAATGAAGTATTTCATAGGTAGTTGTTTTGCAGTGTTTGAGCAATTGTTGTATTCGTCCGCGGAGTACATTTTTGGTAAAATGTTTTTTAGAGCACTGTAAACTAGTTGTGTAAGAACGCTGTTAAATGTTTTTATTGGAGAATTTATGACGACTTCAAAATCTTAAATGAAAACTTGAGATTAATGGCTATTATTCCAGTTGGGACGTGCAATTCGAATGAAAACATCTTCCATTGAGGACGATTTATATTCCGATTTTAATTCAGCAGGAGTTCCCAGCGCCGCTATTCTACCATCTACCATGATGCTTACGCGCTGGCAGTATTCTGCTTCGTCCATATAGTGCGTGGTAACCAGCACGGTAATGCCTTGTTCCGATGCGTCATAAATCAGGTCCCAGAACTGCCTTCTAGTGATGGGATCAACGCCACCGGTGGGCTCATCGAGAAAAACAATTTTGGGCTGATGAAAAATTGCCACCGAAAATGCCAATTTCTGTCGCCATCCCAAAGGAATATCAGCAATTAGAGTTTTTTGATATTCCTTCATGTCTAATTGCTCAAGTAGCCGTGATGTTCTTGCCTTAATATCTTTCCGGCTCATTCCATAAATTCCAGCATAGAGGCGTATATTCTCCGCTACCGTAAGGTCTTCATACATAGAAAACTTTTGACTCATATAGCCAATAGATTGTTTAATCTTTTCACGTTGCTTAAATGCATCGAAACCGGCAACCTCCAGCTGTCCGGAGGTTGGTTCCAGAAGTCCACACATTATTCGGATGGCAGTAGTCTTTCCGGCACCATTAGCCCCTAGAAATCCAAAGATCTCTCCCCTTTTAACTTCAAAGGTGAGCTTATCGTTCGCAACAAACGAACCAAACGACTTTGTAAGATCGACAGCTTTAATCGCATACATTTCAGATGATTCCATCGTGTTTTATTCTGTAAGTATCATAAATGAATCTTCAATATTTGCCAAAATGGGCTCAACCGTTACGTCAAGAAGGCCCGCTGAGCGAATTACGTTTTGTAGCATCTCGCCGCTAGCCCCCTTGTTTATTGATACATGTAATGCTTGTCCAAACAGATATGCGCTTTCCACCAATGGTTGTTCGCGCAAAAATGCTTGTAACTTGTTGAGTTTTGGACCTGATACGGCAAAAATTGGAAACGGATACTTTTGGTTTATGGCATCAACAGTATCTACCGAAAGGAGCTTTCCCTTGTTGATTAAGCCAATGCGGTTGCAAAGGGACGCTTCGTCCATGTATGGTGTCGAAACAATGATGGTTATACCAAAATCTTTTAGACGCTTGAGCATTTCCCAGAATTCTCGCCGTGAAACAGCATCCACGCCTGTTGTAGGTTCGTCGAGGAAAAGTATATCTGGCTTATGTACTAGCGCGCATGAAAGGGCTAGTTTCTGCTTCATTCCTCCCGAGAGTTTCCCGGCAGGTCGAGTTTTAAATGGCTCAATCTGACTG from Williamwhitmania taraxaci encodes the following:
- a CDS encoding ABC transporter ATP-binding protein translates to MESSEMYAIKAVDLTKSFGSFVANDKLTFEVKRGEIFGFLGANGAGKTTAIRIMCGLLEPTSGQLEVAGFDAFKQREKIKQSIGYMSQKFSMYEDLTVAENIRLYAGIYGMSRKDIKARTSRLLEQLDMKEYQKTLIADIPLGWRQKLAFSVAIFHQPKIVFLDEPTGGVDPITRRQFWDLIYDASEQGITVLVTTHYMDEAEYCQRVSIMVDGRIAALGTPAELKSEYKSSSMEDVFIRIARPNWNNSH
- a CDS encoding ABC transporter ATP-binding protein, with product MEYDVVAQEIGKKYGNILALNDISFSVGRGEIFGLIGPDGAGKTTLFRILTSLIIPDSGNAMVCGLNPVADYKRLRLKIGYVPGKFSLYQDLTVEENLQFFATVFGTTIQENYYLIKDIYSQIEPFKTRPAGKLSGGMKQKLALSCALVHKPDILFLDEPTTGVDAVSRREFWEMLKRLKDFGITIIVSTPYMDEASLCNRIGLINKGKLLSVDTVDAINQKYPFPIFAVSGPKLNKLQAFLREQPLVESAYLFGQALHVSINKGASGEMLQNVIRSAGLLDVTVEPILANIEDSFMILTE